One genomic region from Drosophila subpulchrella strain 33 F10 #4 breed RU33 chromosome 2R, RU_Dsub_v1.1 Primary Assembly, whole genome shotgun sequence encodes:
- the LOC119551851 gene encoding endoplasmic reticulum metallopeptidase 1-like isoform X1: MELQADGDKESFSDTVLYHVLSKEKELKRRLPWYYAPSFLLLWVALFFAVVLPLFYRLPDRITIADEPLKPGEFVAERAQKILYEFDRIGPKVVGSIANEVTTVAFLLNEVEKIRGEMRSDLFDLEVDVQQPSGSYVVGTMTSIYQGIQNVVVKLSTASSNSSSYLLINSHFDSKPGSPGAGDDGTMVVVMLEVLRQMSISETKFMHPLVFLFNGAEENPLQASHGFITQHKWAGNCKAVINLEVGGSGGRDILFQSGPNNPWLVKYYKQYSKHPFASTLAEEIFQFGILPSDTDFRIFRDYGNIPGLDIAQFTNGYVYHTAFDTFDIIPGSSIQSTGENILSLVRAFSNASELHNTEEHSAGHAVFFDFLGLFFVTYTEKTGVILNCCFAMISLVLIGCSLWKMASVSGVSPGRISILFVIALGLHLLGCLLCITLPLLMAVMYDVSDRTLTYYSNNWLVIGLYICPAIIGMVLPSTIYHSFKTNENLSHSYHIYIGLHAHCVVLSFLAIVLTVIGLRIPYMCMLSLVFYVVSLLINLLTTLHDRGYYWVLTVQIIQLFQYVYFCYLFYIFLVIFFPAMGRNRDSANPDMLIAVICAIGTFFALGFLVPLINMFRWSTVILICLGVVTFIFSMISVSDVGFPYRPKTSVMRVNFLQTRRMFYEYDGRLSVDDSGYYFDYQDRRALRPLKDYAVNLTGLTSIDAYCDKYVMCGIPCFWSSWCRGLSSAAWLPREKKVDIPGTLELNLLNQTVSESGKYKRFEFDLTGPPHMDLYIRPLDGVTVEDWSFIRDMLDKPEKYSPPYQIYFSYGVDKTPLKFYIDFAKSDGNFDGPLFELGVVGHYVNKDFQRDETTLQFIANLPEFVYTMEWPSLFMRYVF, from the exons ATGGAACTGCAAGCTGACGGCGATAAA GAAAGCTTCTCGGACACCGTTCTCTACCATGTTTTGTCGAAAGAAAAGGAGTTAAAAAGAAGACTGCCCTGGTATTATGCACCCTCCTTTCTTCTCCTCTGGGTGGCGCTATTCTTCGCCGTCGTACTTCCGCTCTTTTATCGGCTACCAGACCGAATAACAATTGCCGACGAGCCACTTAAGCCCGGAGAATTTGTGGCCGAGAGAGCGCAGAAAATACTCTACGAATTCGATCGTATCGGACCCAAAGTGGTTGGTAGTATAGCGAATGAGGTGACGACTGTTGCATTTCTCTTAAATGAGGTGGAAAAGATTAGGGGAGAAATGCGCAGCGATCTCTTTGACTTAGAGGTTGACGTTCAGCAGCCATCAGGTTCCTATGTGGTGGGAACTATGACCAGCATATATCAGGGCATCCAGAATGTAGTTGTAAAGCTCAGCACTGCGAGTTCAAATAGCTCATCCTATCTCCTGATCAACAGTCACTTTGACTCGAAGCCAGGAAGTCCAG GTGCTGGAGATGATGGCACAATGGTCGTAGTTATGTTGGAAGTTCTTCGTCAAATGTCAATTTCCGAAACCAAGTTTATGCATCCATTAGTCTTTTTGTTTAATGGAGCCGAAGAAAATCCTTTGCAAGCCTCCCACGGCTTTATTACCCAACACAAATGGGCAGGAAACTGCAA GGCTGTCATCAATTTGGAAGTTGGCGGTAGCGGGGGTCGAGATATCCTCTTTCAAAGTGGTCCGAATAATCCCTGGTTAGTGAAg TATTACAAACAGTACTCGAAGCATCCGTTTGCCTCTACATTGGCGGAAGAGATATTTCAGTTTGGAATACTACCGTCCGATACTGATTTCCGAATATTCCGGGACTACGGAAATATTCCCG GTCTGGACATAGCACAATTCACCAACGGCTATGTTTACCATACAGCATTTGACACCTTCGATATTATTCCTGGAAGTTCAATTCAGAGCACAGGAGAAAATATTCTATCCCTTGTTCGAGCTTTTTCCAATGCCAGTGAGTTGCACAACACTGAG GAACATAGTGCAGGGCATGCTGtcttttttgattttcttgGACTTTTCTTTGTGACGTACACGGAAAAGACTGGCGTCATCTTGAACTGTTGCTTTGCCATGATAAGTCTTGTTCTTATTGGCTGTTCCCTGTGGAAAATGGCTTCCGTATCTGGGGTTTCTCCGGGAAGGATATCAATATTGTTTGTCATAGCTTTGGGGCTGCATCTCCTTGGGTGCCTCCTGTGCATAACCTTACCTCTATTAATGGCTGTTATGTATGATGTCAGTGATCGAACACTGACTTACTACAGTAACAATTGGTTAGTAATTGGTCTTTACATATGTCCGGCCATCATTGGAATGGTACTGCCTTCTACGATATATCACTCATTCAAAACAAAT GAGAATTTAAGCCACTCGTACCACATCTATATCGGCTTACATGCTCATTGCGTTGTTCTGTCATTCCTAGCAATTGTTTTGACTGTCATTGGTCTTCGAATTCCCTATATGTGTATGCTATCTTTGGTGTTCTATGTAGTATCTCTGCTGATTAATCTCTTAACTACCTTACACGATCGTG GCTACTACTGGGTACTAACAGTGCAGATAATCCAGCTTTTCCAGTATGTGTACTTCTGCTACCTCTTCTACATATTCCTTGTGATTTTTTTTCCGGCGATGGGACGAAATCGTGACTCTGCTAATCCTGATATGCTGATTGCCGTGATATGCGCCATAGGAACTTTCTTCGCCCTGGGTTTCTTGGTTCCTCTGATAAACATGTTCCGCTGGTCCACCGTTATATTGATTTGCCTAGGCGTGGTGACTTTTATATTCAGCATGATATCTGTTTCGGATGTGGGATTTCCATATCGCCCCAAGACCAGTGTGATGCGTGTGAATTTTCTG CAAACCCGTCGAATGTTCTACGAATACGATGGTAGACTAAGCGTCGACGATTCGGGTTACTATTTTGACTACCAGGATAGGCGAGCTCTTCGCCCACTAAAGGACTACGCCGTGAATTTGACGGGACTTACATCGATAGATGCCTACTGTGATAAGTATGTGATGTGTGGAATTCCTTGCTTTTGGAGTAGCTGGTGTAGAGGGCTTTCCAGCGCAGCTTGGCTCCCTCGCGAGAAGAAAGTGGATATACCTGGAACACTGGAATTGAACCTCCTTAATCAAACCGTTTCGGAATCGGGAAAATACAAAAGATTCGAATTTGATTTAACTGGTCCTCCGCACATGGACTTGTACATAAGACCGCTGGATGGAGTAACAGTGGAGGACTGGTCCTTTATAAGGGATATGCTGGACAAGCCGGAAAAATACTCACCGCCCTATCAAATTTACTTCTCCTATGGCGTGGATAAGACCCCTCTTAAATTTTACATTGATTTCGCT AAATCCGATGGAAATTTCGATGGACCATTATTTGAGCTGGGAGTTGTGGGACACTATGTAAACAAGGATTTCCAGAGAGATGAAACTACACTTCAGTTCATAGCGAATTTACCGGAGTTTGTTTACACCATGGAATGGCCATCTCTATTTATGCGATATGTCTTCTAA
- the LOC119551851 gene encoding endoplasmic reticulum metallopeptidase 1-like isoform X2 produces the protein MELQADGDKESFSDTVLYHVLSKEKELKRRLPWYYAPSFLLLWVALFFAVVLPLFYRLPDRITIADEPLKPGEFVAERAQKILYEFDRIGPKVVGSIANEVTTVAFLLNEVEKIRGEMRSDLFDLEVDVQQPSGSYVVGTMTSIYQGIQNVVVKLSTASSNSSSYLLINSHFDSKPGSPGAGDDGTMVVVMLEVLRQMSISETKFMHPLVFLFNGAEENPLQASHGFITQHKWAGNCKAVINLEVGGSGGRDILFQSGPNNPWLVKYYKQYSKHPFASTLAEEIFQFGILPSDTDFRIFRDYGNIPAQFTNGYVYHTAFDTFDIIPGSSIQSTGENILSLVRAFSNASELHNTEEHSAGHAVFFDFLGLFFVTYTEKTGVILNCCFAMISLVLIGCSLWKMASVSGVSPGRISILFVIALGLHLLGCLLCITLPLLMAVMYDVSDRTLTYYSNNWLVIGLYICPAIIGMVLPSTIYHSFKTNENLSHSYHIYIGLHAHCVVLSFLAIVLTVIGLRIPYMCMLSLVFYVVSLLINLLTTLHDRGYYWVLTVQIIQLFQYVYFCYLFYIFLVIFFPAMGRNRDSANPDMLIAVICAIGTFFALGFLVPLINMFRWSTVILICLGVVTFIFSMISVSDVGFPYRPKTSVMRVNFLQTRRMFYEYDGRLSVDDSGYYFDYQDRRALRPLKDYAVNLTGLTSIDAYCDKYVMCGIPCFWSSWCRGLSSAAWLPREKKVDIPGTLELNLLNQTVSESGKYKRFEFDLTGPPHMDLYIRPLDGVTVEDWSFIRDMLDKPEKYSPPYQIYFSYGVDKTPLKFYIDFAKSDGNFDGPLFELGVVGHYVNKDFQRDETTLQFIANLPEFVYTMEWPSLFMRYVF, from the exons ATGGAACTGCAAGCTGACGGCGATAAA GAAAGCTTCTCGGACACCGTTCTCTACCATGTTTTGTCGAAAGAAAAGGAGTTAAAAAGAAGACTGCCCTGGTATTATGCACCCTCCTTTCTTCTCCTCTGGGTGGCGCTATTCTTCGCCGTCGTACTTCCGCTCTTTTATCGGCTACCAGACCGAATAACAATTGCCGACGAGCCACTTAAGCCCGGAGAATTTGTGGCCGAGAGAGCGCAGAAAATACTCTACGAATTCGATCGTATCGGACCCAAAGTGGTTGGTAGTATAGCGAATGAGGTGACGACTGTTGCATTTCTCTTAAATGAGGTGGAAAAGATTAGGGGAGAAATGCGCAGCGATCTCTTTGACTTAGAGGTTGACGTTCAGCAGCCATCAGGTTCCTATGTGGTGGGAACTATGACCAGCATATATCAGGGCATCCAGAATGTAGTTGTAAAGCTCAGCACTGCGAGTTCAAATAGCTCATCCTATCTCCTGATCAACAGTCACTTTGACTCGAAGCCAGGAAGTCCAG GTGCTGGAGATGATGGCACAATGGTCGTAGTTATGTTGGAAGTTCTTCGTCAAATGTCAATTTCCGAAACCAAGTTTATGCATCCATTAGTCTTTTTGTTTAATGGAGCCGAAGAAAATCCTTTGCAAGCCTCCCACGGCTTTATTACCCAACACAAATGGGCAGGAAACTGCAA GGCTGTCATCAATTTGGAAGTTGGCGGTAGCGGGGGTCGAGATATCCTCTTTCAAAGTGGTCCGAATAATCCCTGGTTAGTGAAg TATTACAAACAGTACTCGAAGCATCCGTTTGCCTCTACATTGGCGGAAGAGATATTTCAGTTTGGAATACTACCGTCCGATACTGATTTCCGAATATTCCGGGACTACGGAAATATTCCCG CACAATTCACCAACGGCTATGTTTACCATACAGCATTTGACACCTTCGATATTATTCCTGGAAGTTCAATTCAGAGCACAGGAGAAAATATTCTATCCCTTGTTCGAGCTTTTTCCAATGCCAGTGAGTTGCACAACACTGAG GAACATAGTGCAGGGCATGCTGtcttttttgattttcttgGACTTTTCTTTGTGACGTACACGGAAAAGACTGGCGTCATCTTGAACTGTTGCTTTGCCATGATAAGTCTTGTTCTTATTGGCTGTTCCCTGTGGAAAATGGCTTCCGTATCTGGGGTTTCTCCGGGAAGGATATCAATATTGTTTGTCATAGCTTTGGGGCTGCATCTCCTTGGGTGCCTCCTGTGCATAACCTTACCTCTATTAATGGCTGTTATGTATGATGTCAGTGATCGAACACTGACTTACTACAGTAACAATTGGTTAGTAATTGGTCTTTACATATGTCCGGCCATCATTGGAATGGTACTGCCTTCTACGATATATCACTCATTCAAAACAAAT GAGAATTTAAGCCACTCGTACCACATCTATATCGGCTTACATGCTCATTGCGTTGTTCTGTCATTCCTAGCAATTGTTTTGACTGTCATTGGTCTTCGAATTCCCTATATGTGTATGCTATCTTTGGTGTTCTATGTAGTATCTCTGCTGATTAATCTCTTAACTACCTTACACGATCGTG GCTACTACTGGGTACTAACAGTGCAGATAATCCAGCTTTTCCAGTATGTGTACTTCTGCTACCTCTTCTACATATTCCTTGTGATTTTTTTTCCGGCGATGGGACGAAATCGTGACTCTGCTAATCCTGATATGCTGATTGCCGTGATATGCGCCATAGGAACTTTCTTCGCCCTGGGTTTCTTGGTTCCTCTGATAAACATGTTCCGCTGGTCCACCGTTATATTGATTTGCCTAGGCGTGGTGACTTTTATATTCAGCATGATATCTGTTTCGGATGTGGGATTTCCATATCGCCCCAAGACCAGTGTGATGCGTGTGAATTTTCTG CAAACCCGTCGAATGTTCTACGAATACGATGGTAGACTAAGCGTCGACGATTCGGGTTACTATTTTGACTACCAGGATAGGCGAGCTCTTCGCCCACTAAAGGACTACGCCGTGAATTTGACGGGACTTACATCGATAGATGCCTACTGTGATAAGTATGTGATGTGTGGAATTCCTTGCTTTTGGAGTAGCTGGTGTAGAGGGCTTTCCAGCGCAGCTTGGCTCCCTCGCGAGAAGAAAGTGGATATACCTGGAACACTGGAATTGAACCTCCTTAATCAAACCGTTTCGGAATCGGGAAAATACAAAAGATTCGAATTTGATTTAACTGGTCCTCCGCACATGGACTTGTACATAAGACCGCTGGATGGAGTAACAGTGGAGGACTGGTCCTTTATAAGGGATATGCTGGACAAGCCGGAAAAATACTCACCGCCCTATCAAATTTACTTCTCCTATGGCGTGGATAAGACCCCTCTTAAATTTTACATTGATTTCGCT AAATCCGATGGAAATTTCGATGGACCATTATTTGAGCTGGGAGTTGTGGGACACTATGTAAACAAGGATTTCCAGAGAGATGAAACTACACTTCAGTTCATAGCGAATTTACCGGAGTTTGTTTACACCATGGAATGGCCATCTCTATTTATGCGATATGTCTTCTAA
- the LOC119551851 gene encoding endoplasmic reticulum metallopeptidase 1-like isoform X3, giving the protein MELQADGDKESFSDTVLYHVLSKEKELKRRLPWYYAPSFLLLWVALFFAVVLPLFYRLPDRITIADEPLKPGEFVAERAQKILYEFDRIGPKVVGSIANEVTTVAFLLNEVEKIRGEMRSDLFDLEVDVQQPSGSYVVGTMTSIYQGIQNVVVKLSTASSNSSSYLLINSHFDSKPGSPGAGDDGTMVVVMLEVLRQMSISETKFMHPLVFLFNGAEENPLQASHGFITQHKWAGNCKAVINLEVGGSGGRDILFQSGPNNPWLVKYYKQYSKHPFASTLAEEIFQFGILPSDTDFRIFRDYGNIPGLDIAQFTNGYVYHTAFDTFDIIPGSSIQSTGENILSLVRAFSNASELHNTEEHSAGHAVFFDFLGLFFVTYTEKTGVILNCCFAMISLVLIGCSLWKMASVSGVSPGRISILFVIALGLHLLGCLLCITLPLLMAVMYDVSDRTLTYYSNNWLVIGLYICPAIIGMVLPSTIYHSFKTNENLSHSYHIYIGLHAHCVVLSFLAIVLTVIGLRIPYMCMLSLVFYVVSLLINLLTTLHDRGYYWVLTVQIIQLFQYVYFCYLFYIFLVIFFPAMGRNRDSANPDMLIAVICAIGTFFALGFLVPLINMFRWSTVILICLGVVTFIFSMISVSDVGFPYRPKTSVMRVNFLLNIFKANPSNVLRIRW; this is encoded by the exons ATGGAACTGCAAGCTGACGGCGATAAA GAAAGCTTCTCGGACACCGTTCTCTACCATGTTTTGTCGAAAGAAAAGGAGTTAAAAAGAAGACTGCCCTGGTATTATGCACCCTCCTTTCTTCTCCTCTGGGTGGCGCTATTCTTCGCCGTCGTACTTCCGCTCTTTTATCGGCTACCAGACCGAATAACAATTGCCGACGAGCCACTTAAGCCCGGAGAATTTGTGGCCGAGAGAGCGCAGAAAATACTCTACGAATTCGATCGTATCGGACCCAAAGTGGTTGGTAGTATAGCGAATGAGGTGACGACTGTTGCATTTCTCTTAAATGAGGTGGAAAAGATTAGGGGAGAAATGCGCAGCGATCTCTTTGACTTAGAGGTTGACGTTCAGCAGCCATCAGGTTCCTATGTGGTGGGAACTATGACCAGCATATATCAGGGCATCCAGAATGTAGTTGTAAAGCTCAGCACTGCGAGTTCAAATAGCTCATCCTATCTCCTGATCAACAGTCACTTTGACTCGAAGCCAGGAAGTCCAG GTGCTGGAGATGATGGCACAATGGTCGTAGTTATGTTGGAAGTTCTTCGTCAAATGTCAATTTCCGAAACCAAGTTTATGCATCCATTAGTCTTTTTGTTTAATGGAGCCGAAGAAAATCCTTTGCAAGCCTCCCACGGCTTTATTACCCAACACAAATGGGCAGGAAACTGCAA GGCTGTCATCAATTTGGAAGTTGGCGGTAGCGGGGGTCGAGATATCCTCTTTCAAAGTGGTCCGAATAATCCCTGGTTAGTGAAg TATTACAAACAGTACTCGAAGCATCCGTTTGCCTCTACATTGGCGGAAGAGATATTTCAGTTTGGAATACTACCGTCCGATACTGATTTCCGAATATTCCGGGACTACGGAAATATTCCCG GTCTGGACATAGCACAATTCACCAACGGCTATGTTTACCATACAGCATTTGACACCTTCGATATTATTCCTGGAAGTTCAATTCAGAGCACAGGAGAAAATATTCTATCCCTTGTTCGAGCTTTTTCCAATGCCAGTGAGTTGCACAACACTGAG GAACATAGTGCAGGGCATGCTGtcttttttgattttcttgGACTTTTCTTTGTGACGTACACGGAAAAGACTGGCGTCATCTTGAACTGTTGCTTTGCCATGATAAGTCTTGTTCTTATTGGCTGTTCCCTGTGGAAAATGGCTTCCGTATCTGGGGTTTCTCCGGGAAGGATATCAATATTGTTTGTCATAGCTTTGGGGCTGCATCTCCTTGGGTGCCTCCTGTGCATAACCTTACCTCTATTAATGGCTGTTATGTATGATGTCAGTGATCGAACACTGACTTACTACAGTAACAATTGGTTAGTAATTGGTCTTTACATATGTCCGGCCATCATTGGAATGGTACTGCCTTCTACGATATATCACTCATTCAAAACAAAT GAGAATTTAAGCCACTCGTACCACATCTATATCGGCTTACATGCTCATTGCGTTGTTCTGTCATTCCTAGCAATTGTTTTGACTGTCATTGGTCTTCGAATTCCCTATATGTGTATGCTATCTTTGGTGTTCTATGTAGTATCTCTGCTGATTAATCTCTTAACTACCTTACACGATCGTG GCTACTACTGGGTACTAACAGTGCAGATAATCCAGCTTTTCCAGTATGTGTACTTCTGCTACCTCTTCTACATATTCCTTGTGATTTTTTTTCCGGCGATGGGACGAAATCGTGACTCTGCTAATCCTGATATGCTGATTGCCGTGATATGCGCCATAGGAACTTTCTTCGCCCTGGGTTTCTTGGTTCCTCTGATAAACATGTTCCGCTGGTCCACCGTTATATTGATTTGCCTAGGCGTGGTGACTTTTATATTCAGCATGATATCTGTTTCGGATGTGGGATTTCCATATCGCCCCAAGACCAGTGTGATGCGTGTGAATTTTCTG TTGAACATATTCAAAGCAAACCCGTCGAATGTTCTACGAATACGATGGTAG
- the LOC119549965 gene encoding endoplasmic reticulum metallopeptidase 1-like, with product MKSRDENGSAEGKSDMALVKILSQEKQMKHRLPWYYTPSFLILWVALFYAVVYPLYHRLPDSVLIAHESTKPGQFVAERAQRLLYKYDKIGPKVVGSVANEVTTVAFIVEEVENIRAAMRSDLYELELDVQQPSGAYMHWQMVNMYQGVQNVVVKISSKSSNSSSYLLVNSHFDSKPSSPGSGDDGTMVVVMLEVLRQVAISGTPFDHPIVFLWNGAEENPLEASHGFITLHKWAANCKALINLEVAGSGGRDLLFQSGPNNPWLIKYYYQNAKHPFATTMAEEIFQSGILPSDTDFRIFRDYGGLPGLDMAQISNGYVYHTIFDNVQAVPMDSLQSSGENALSLVQAFANASEMRNPEEHSEGHAVFFDYLGLFFIYYAETTGIILNVCIAVISLVLVGCSLLRMARESDASIGQISIWFSIILGLHVLGMILSLGLPLLMAVLFDAGDRSMTYFSNNWLVIGLFIVPAIIGQVLPLTLYYTLIPNEKISHPNHIHMSLHAHCVLLSLIAIILTAISLRTPYLCMMSLLFYSGAVLINLLSTLHDRGYYWVLIVQILQLMPFLYFCYLFYTFLLVFFPMLGRFGHGTNPDLLVALICAVGTFFALGFVAPLINMFRWPKLALLGLGVVTFIFSMIAVSDVGFPYRAKTSVMRIHFLHVRRIFYEYDGSVSLSDSGYYFDFQDRRLYYPLEDTTVNLTGLVSTSSDCDKYLMCGVPCFNHRWCKTRTTSHWLPREQEVSIPGATSLKLLSKTVLESGKVARFEFEVSGPPHMSLYIQPLDGVEVEDWSFIRNMLDDPETYSAPYQIFFAYGNDNSPLKFHIDFAKSSQDFSTPTFQLGFAASFVSYDYARDAAGLKFISDFPDFAHVMEWPTLYERYIF from the exons ATGAAGTCCAGGGACGAGAAT GGGTCTGCGGAAGGCAAGTCGGACATGGCTTTGGTCAAAATATTATCACAGGAGAAGCAGATGAAGCATAGATTACCCTGGTATTATACACCATCTTTTCTGATCCTGTGGGTGGCTCTATTCTATGCGGTGGTATATCCTCTCTACCATCGACTTCCGGACAGTGTTCTAATAGCGCATGAGTCTACTAAACCTGGTCAATTTGTCGCAGAGAGGGCACAGAGATTGCTCTACAAATACGACAAGATCGGACCCAAGGTTGTGGGCAGTGTGGCAAATGAGGTGACAACGGTGGCTTTTATCGTGGAGGAAGTGGAGAACATCCGGGCAGCAATGCGCAGTGATCTTTACGAACTGGAGCTGGATGTTCAGCAGCCTTCGGGGGCTTACATGCATTGGCAAATGGTGAACATGTATCAAGGCGTCCAGAATGTGGTAGTGAAAATTAGCTCCAAGAGCTCCAATAGTTCGTCCTACCTCCTGGTCAATAGTCACTTTGATTCCAAGCCCAGCAGTCCCG GTTCCGGTGACGATGGCACTATGGTAGTGGTCATGCTAGAGGTCCTCCGACAAGTGGCTATCTCGGGGACTCCATTCGATCATCCCATTGTTTTCCTTTGGAATGGAGCTGAAGAGAATCCTCTGGAGGCGTCACATGGCTTTATTACCCTGCATAAATGGGCGGCGAATTGCAA GGCTCTCATAAATCTGGAGGTGGCCGGGAGCGGAGGTCGTGATCTGTTGTTCCAGAGCGGTCCCAATAACCCCTGGCTCATAAAG TACTATTATCAAAATGCGAAGCATCCGTTTGCCACCACAATGGCCGAGGAAATATTTCAGTCTGGCATTTTGCCTTCGGACACGGACTTCCGTATCTTTCGGGACTATGGAGGTTTGCCAG GTCTTGATATGGCTCAAATCAGCAATGGCTATGTGTATCACACAATTTTCGATAATGTTCAGGCGGTGCCCATGGATTCCCTTCAAAGTTCGGGAGAGAATGCTTTATCTCTGGTGCAAGCTTTTGCCAATGCTAGTGAAATGCGCAACCCAGAG gAACACAGCGAAGGACATGCCGTCTTTTTTGACTATCTGGgtctattttttatttactacGCTGAAACCACTGGCATAATACTGAACGTTTGCATTGCTGTTATCAGTTTGGTTCTTGTGGGTTGCTCTCTTTTGAGGATGGCTCGTGAATCGGATGCCTCTATTGGTCAAATATCTATATGGTTTTCCATAATCCTCGGGCTTCATGTGTTGGGAATGATCCTTAGTCTTGGATTGCCTCTGCTGATGGCAGTTCTTTTCGATGCCGGGGATCGTTCGATGACATATTTCAGTAACAATTGGCTGGTTATTGGCCTTTTCATCGTTCCAGCAATTATTGGACAGGTTCTGCCCTTGACCCTCTACTACACCCTGATACCGAAT GAAAAAATTAGCCATCCCAATCACATTCATATGAGTCTTCATGCACACTGTGTACTTCTGTCTTTAATTGCTATTATCCTTACTGCTATAAGTCTAAGGACACCTTATCTCTGCATGATGTCCTTGCTGTTTTATTCCGGTGCTGTATTGATTAATCTTTTGAGCACTCTCCATGATCGGG GATACTATTGGGTATTGATTGTTCAGATCCTGCAACTGATGCCTTTCCTGTACTTCTGCTACCTTTTCTACACTTTTCTCTTGGTTTTCTTTCCCATGCTGGGACGATTTGGACATGGCACTAATCCAGATCTCTTGGTCGCCCTAATCTGCGCTGTGGGAACCTTCTTTGCCTTGGGTTTTGTG GCTCCTTTGATAAATATGTTCCGCTGGCCCAAATTAGCATTGCTCGGTTTGGGAGTAGTCACCTTTATATTCAGCATGATTGCGGTTTCCGACGTGGGCTTTCCTTATCGCGCCAAAACCAGTGTAATGAGAATTCACTTCTTG CATGTTCGTCGTATTTTCTATGAGTACGATGGTTCTGTGAGTCTCAGTGATTCTGGCTACTACTTCGACTTCCAGGATCGTCGTCTATATTATCCCCTGGAGGACACCACAGTGAACCTAACTGGCCTCGTTAGCACATCCTCTGATTGCGATAAGTACCTGATGTGTGGAGTGCCCTGCTTCAATCACCGTTGGTGTAAGACCCGCACAACGAGTCATTGGCTACCGCGGGAGCAGGAGGTATCCATTCCAGGAGCAACGTCTCTGAAGCTTCTCAGCAAGACAGTCTTGGAGTCTGGGAAAGTGGCTCGATTTGAATTCGAAGTCTCTGGGCCTCCACACATGAGCTTATATATTCAACCTCTAGATGGGGTGGAGGTAGAGGATTGGTCTTTTATTCGAAATATGCTGGATGATCCCGAAACATATTCTGCAccttatcaaatatttttcgcaTATGGAAATGATAACTCTCCCTTAAAGTTTCACATTGACTTTGCG aAATCTTCGCAAGACTTTAGCACTCCAACTTTCCAGCTGGGATTTGCTGCTAGCTTTGTTAGCTACGATTACGCGCGGGACGCTGCTGGCTTGAAGTTTATATCCGATTTCCCCGACTTTGCCCACGTTATGGAATGGCCGACTTTATATGaacgttatatattttaa